In the genome of Nymphaea colorata isolate Beijing-Zhang1983 chromosome 9, ASM883128v2, whole genome shotgun sequence, one region contains:
- the LOC116260751 gene encoding plant cysteine oxidase 5-like isoform X2, translating to MKPSHVGLESEAQMVRGWKATQHGTNGKKSRNGSNHYPPPITYLHLHECESFSIGIFCMPPSSIIPLHDHPGMTVLSKLLYGSFHVKSYDWIDLPEGFDTSRGRPARLVRDGEMSAPCATTTLYPTTGGNIHCFKALTCCALFDVLSPPYSSADGRHCTYYRKSPRKDIPGFIREAGIKASEFAWLEEHQPPDSFVVQRGLYKGRPISI from the exons ATGAAACCTTCTCATGTTGGGCTTGAATCTGAGGCACAGATGGTGCGTGGATGGAAGGCTACACAACATGGTACAAATGGGAAGAAAAGTCGCAATGGGAGCAACCATTATCCACCTCCAATCACCTATCTGCATCTACATGAATGTGAAAGCTTTTCA ATAGGAATATTTTGCATGCCACCTTCATCAATTATTCCTCTTCATGATCACCCTGGAATGACTGTGCTGAGCAAGCTACTATATGGTTCATTTCATGTTAAGTCGTATGATTGGATTGATTTACCGGAAGGATTTGATACATCAAGAG GACGGCCAGCAAGGCTTGTTAGAGATGGTGAGATGAGTGCACCATGTGCGACCACCACTCTGTATCCAACAACAGGTGGAAATATTCATTGTTTCAAGGCTTTGACCTGCTGTGCACTATTTGATGTCCTATCCCCTCCCTATTCATCAGCAGACGGCAGGCATTGTACATATTATCGTAAATCTCCAAGAAAGGATATTCCTG GGTTTATCCGAGAAGCTGGTATCAAGGCATCCGAATTTGCTTGGCTAGAAGAGCATCAACCCCCCGATAGCTTTGTGGTTCAAAGAGGACTTTACAAAGGCCGTCCCATCTCCATCTGA